One Kangiella geojedonensis DNA segment encodes these proteins:
- a CDS encoding DUF2878 domain-containing protein produces the protein MASTTLNTNNIVNFVLFQLVWVGFVFGAEENFIWLGCLLLGLMLLWQLWPSRRQESDFIIIITSALCGFILATAWSASDLIVYDNHWPAKQLAPWWIVALWVAFGAAFNHSLAWVQKSPYLAGALAAVGGPVSYLAAERVGAVIIHSPVFTLSAMALGWFAVAFLLTLLVKRHGQTKQCWFANVWE, from the coding sequence ATGGCTAGCACAACTTTAAATACAAATAACATCGTTAACTTTGTACTGTTCCAATTAGTTTGGGTTGGCTTTGTTTTTGGAGCTGAAGAAAACTTTATTTGGCTTGGTTGCTTGTTATTAGGTCTGATGTTGTTGTGGCAACTGTGGCCTTCAAGACGCCAAGAAAGCGATTTCATTATCATCATTACCAGTGCTTTGTGTGGCTTTATACTAGCAACGGCATGGTCTGCCAGTGATTTGATTGTTTATGACAACCACTGGCCCGCTAAACAACTGGCACCCTGGTGGATTGTTGCTTTGTGGGTTGCCTTTGGTGCCGCATTTAACCATTCCCTTGCTTGGGTACAAAAAAGCCCTTACTTAGCTGGTGCATTAGCAGCTGTAGGAGGTCCGGTATCATACCTTGCAGCTGAGCGAGTTGGAGCCGTTATTATCCACAGTCCAGTGTTCACGCTAAGTGCTATGGCTCTAGGTTGGTTTGCCGTCGCTTTCTTATTAACCCTACTAGTTAAGCGCCATGGTCAAACTAAACAATGTTGGTTCGCTAATGTCTGGGAGTGA
- a CDS encoding DUF1295 domain-containing protein produces the protein MVKLNNVGSLMSGSELLLILLAINLLMQVLAWLWQKKHQHADIADVVWSGMIVVNGIVIFTLATGDIFHRAIILLIPVAWYLRLFWHLVERYDLSKEDGRYAYLRSYWDKNTQANFLMFFIGQGLIISLFSFPAWVLANNIDDFGLWDLVGLFVVGISYLGVWLSDRQLRLFKKNKTNKGKVCDVGLWKYSRHPNYFFEWTHWFAYPLLTIGNELQWLMWIYPMIMLVFLLKLTGIPFNEQQNLRSKGDAYRDYQEHTNKFFIGPRKTKHS, from the coding sequence ATGGTCAAACTAAACAATGTTGGTTCGCTAATGTCTGGGAGTGAGCTTCTTCTAATATTGCTAGCGATAAACTTGCTGATGCAAGTGTTGGCCTGGTTGTGGCAGAAAAAGCACCAGCATGCCGATATTGCTGACGTTGTTTGGTCAGGAATGATTGTTGTTAACGGTATCGTGATATTCACGTTAGCGACGGGTGATATTTTTCACCGCGCAATAATTTTACTCATTCCTGTCGCATGGTACTTGAGACTCTTTTGGCACCTTGTAGAGCGATATGACCTTTCAAAAGAAGATGGCCGCTACGCTTACTTAAGATCCTACTGGGATAAAAACACTCAAGCTAATTTTTTAATGTTTTTTATCGGGCAGGGTTTGATTATTAGTTTGTTCAGTTTCCCTGCATGGGTTCTGGCAAACAACATTGATGACTTTGGGTTATGGGACCTTGTTGGTTTATTCGTGGTTGGAATCTCTTATCTTGGAGTATGGCTTTCAGATCGTCAATTGAGGCTATTTAAGAAAAATAAAACTAATAAGGGGAAAGTGTGCGATGTCGGTTTGTGGAAATATTCGCGGCACCCAAATTATTTCTTTGAATGGACCCACTGGTTCGCATACCCCCTGCTGACCATTGGCAATGAGCTGCAGTGGCTAATGTGGATATACCCTATGATTATGCTGGTGTTCTTATTGAAGTTAACGGGTATACCATTTAATGAACAACAAAACCTAAGATCGAAAGGGGACGCTTACAGGGATTATCAAGAGCACACCAATAAATTTTTTATTGGCCCGAGAAAAACTAAACATAGTTAG
- a CDS encoding SAM-dependent methyltransferase — protein MTQGTRVAKQRNSTELKQAAANSGMLKIIRNQVKETLGRIQNGSITVTDPVETYVCGEQQTDVAVTLTIRDLDFYRQVALEGSNGAAQAYIDSKWDVDNLTGLVQILVRNIELLDEMEGGLAWLRNSALKVWHYFNKNSVSGSKDNISAHYDLGNEFFKLFLDKHMMYSSAIFAEDESLDVASERKLKTICDKLDLKETDKVIEIGTGWGGMAIYAAKNYGCHVTTTTISEQQYQYAKQRISEEGLEDKVTLLKQDYRDLKGSFDKLVSIEMIEAVGHHYLDTYIKKCSDLLNSDGLALIQAITIEDRRYKQALKSVDFIKRYIFPGSFIPCVSAVVSSSAKHSDLRLINLEDFGDSYAKTLNHWAKRFEDNIEQVKAQGYSEEFIRMWTFYFSYCEGGFIEKSISDIHLLFAKPANKRKQWLAQL, from the coding sequence ATGACGCAGGGCACACGTGTTGCAAAGCAACGAAACAGTACTGAATTGAAGCAGGCGGCAGCCAATAGCGGGATGCTAAAAATTATCCGAAATCAAGTTAAGGAAACTTTAGGTCGGATTCAAAATGGTTCGATTACCGTGACTGACCCTGTCGAAACCTATGTTTGTGGCGAGCAACAAACAGATGTTGCTGTGACGTTGACGATACGAGACCTCGATTTTTATAGGCAAGTAGCTCTCGAGGGGAGTAACGGCGCGGCACAAGCTTATATTGATAGCAAGTGGGATGTGGATAATTTAACTGGATTGGTTCAGATTTTGGTTCGTAATATCGAGTTATTAGATGAAATGGAAGGTGGACTTGCCTGGTTAAGAAATAGTGCTTTAAAGGTATGGCACTACTTTAATAAGAATAGTGTTTCCGGTAGTAAAGATAACATTTCTGCTCATTATGATTTGGGCAACGAATTTTTTAAGCTGTTCTTAGATAAGCACATGATGTATTCGTCAGCAATTTTTGCTGAAGATGAGTCGCTTGACGTGGCTTCCGAACGAAAGTTAAAAACCATTTGTGACAAGTTGGATTTGAAAGAAACTGATAAGGTCATCGAAATAGGCACTGGTTGGGGTGGTATGGCCATATATGCAGCTAAAAATTATGGTTGCCACGTCACGACGACCACGATATCCGAACAGCAATATCAGTATGCGAAACAAAGGATTTCTGAAGAAGGTTTAGAAGATAAAGTAACGCTTCTTAAGCAAGATTATCGTGATCTGAAAGGGTCCTTTGATAAGCTTGTTTCTATTGAGATGATCGAAGCGGTTGGCCACCATTATCTTGATACCTATATCAAAAAGTGTAGTGACTTGCTTAACTCTGACGGATTGGCGCTAATACAGGCAATTACTATTGAGGACCGTCGATATAAACAAGCTTTGAAGTCGGTGGACTTTATTAAACGCTATATCTTCCCAGGTAGTTTCATTCCATGTGTGTCTGCTGTGGTGTCTAGCTCGGCCAAGCATTCAGATCTTAGGCTTATTAACCTAGAAGATTTTGGTGATAGTTATGCGAAAACGCTCAATCATTGGGCAAAACGTTTTGAAGACAATATTGAGCAGGTGAAAGCGCAGGGCTATAGCGAAGAATTTATACGCATGTGGACATTCTATTTTAGTTACTGTGAAGGTGGTTTTATAGAAAAGTCGATCAGCGACATTCATTTGCTTTTTGCCAAGCCTGCTAATAAGAGAAAACAATGGCTAGCACAACTTTAA
- a CDS encoding SAM-dependent methyltransferase: MMESGTLPDSVIRAGIRKLCKQRLEDEHKNDIEAQSEQYDRFLQELRRSDIAVKTDKANEQHYEVPADFYLLALGQHLKYSGCLWEDGTEDLSTAEENMLALYVQRGEFEDGQQILELGCGWGSLTLYLAAKFPNSHITTLSNSSSQKQYIDSQAKERGLSNIDVITVDINNFNTEKTFDRIVSIEMFEHVRNYQQLFQRVTSWLNDEGKVFLHVFCHRYLMYPFEEDGDDNWMGKYFFSGGQMPAADTFLHFQGELNLEKRWLLSGQHYEKTSNVWLENTDKHKESILSVFEKVYGEKEAKVWLQRWRIFFMSCAELFGLNQGNEWLIAHYRFSKSAHK, from the coding sequence ATGATGGAGTCTGGGACTTTGCCAGACTCAGTAATCCGAGCAGGTATTAGGAAACTGTGCAAGCAGAGGCTTGAAGATGAGCACAAGAATGATATCGAAGCTCAAAGCGAGCAGTATGATCGTTTTTTACAAGAGTTGAGACGCAGCGACATCGCTGTAAAAACTGATAAAGCTAATGAGCAACATTACGAGGTTCCTGCTGATTTCTATTTGCTGGCTTTGGGGCAGCACCTAAAGTATAGCGGCTGCTTGTGGGAAGATGGTACGGAAGACTTATCGACCGCTGAAGAGAATATGCTAGCGCTTTATGTTCAGCGCGGCGAGTTCGAGGATGGACAGCAGATTCTTGAGTTGGGTTGTGGTTGGGGATCATTAACACTGTATTTGGCAGCAAAGTTTCCGAACAGTCATATTACGACTTTGTCGAATTCAAGCTCACAAAAGCAGTACATTGATAGTCAGGCAAAAGAGCGCGGCTTAAGTAATATCGACGTTATAACTGTCGATATTAACAATTTTAATACCGAGAAGACATTTGACCGTATCGTTTCAATTGAAATGTTTGAACACGTCAGAAATTACCAGCAATTATTTCAACGAGTAACCAGCTGGCTTAATGATGAAGGTAAGGTCTTTCTGCATGTCTTTTGTCATCGTTACTTGATGTATCCTTTTGAAGAAGACGGCGACGATAATTGGATGGGGAAATATTTTTTTAGTGGCGGCCAGATGCCAGCTGCTGATACTTTCCTGCATTTTCAGGGTGAGCTGAATTTGGAGAAGCGATGGTTACTGAGCGGGCAGCACTATGAAAAAACATCAAACGTTTGGTTGGAGAATACCGATAAACATAAAGAATCTATTTTATCGGTTTTTGAAAAGGTGTATGGTGAAAAAGAAGCCAAAGTTTGGTTACAGCGATGGAGAATATTTTTCATGTCATGTGCCGAGCTATTCGGTTTGAATCAAGGGAACGAGTGGTTAATCGCACATTATCGGTTTAGTAAATCGGCTCATAAATAA
- a CDS encoding DUF1365 domain-containing protein: MLNNSVVKGWVRHRRYAPKPHLFEYDMKWTLLDLDEVENQFKLSRLWSVEKYNIVSYRAKDFHQNSTNESEEITSPKSNKQNIIKTIKTRTGKEFEGKVYMMSHLRNYGYNFNSVCFYYCYDLDETLAFIVSEITNTPWGERHSYVFDCANEESSKCGKVYQYSFKKEFHVSPFIQMDMLYRWTFKVAKDELRVHMAVLTTEGKKYFDATFTGKLLPLTTSSMRKYGVSHALQPHKMSFLIYWQALKLWLKRLKVFDHPKHSQ, translated from the coding sequence ATGCTGAATAATAGTGTCGTCAAAGGCTGGGTGCGGCACCGACGGTATGCGCCAAAGCCACATCTGTTTGAATATGATATGAAGTGGACCTTGCTTGATCTTGATGAGGTTGAGAATCAGTTCAAGCTTAGCCGTCTATGGTCGGTGGAAAAGTACAATATTGTGTCATATCGAGCCAAAGACTTTCACCAAAATTCTACTAATGAATCCGAAGAAATCACCTCACCCAAAAGCAATAAGCAAAACATTATAAAAACCATCAAGACACGAACAGGGAAAGAGTTCGAGGGAAAGGTTTACATGATGTCGCACTTAAGAAACTACGGCTATAACTTCAACTCAGTCTGTTTTTACTATTGCTACGACTTAGATGAGACGTTAGCGTTTATCGTTAGTGAAATAACTAATACTCCATGGGGAGAGCGACATAGTTACGTTTTCGACTGTGCTAATGAAGAAAGTTCAAAGTGTGGTAAAGTTTATCAGTACAGCTTTAAGAAAGAGTTTCATGTATCCCCGTTCATTCAAATGGATATGCTCTATCGCTGGACATTTAAAGTGGCTAAGGATGAACTAAGAGTACACATGGCGGTGTTAACGACTGAAGGAAAAAAGTATTTTGACGCAACCTTCACAGGTAAGCTATTACCATTAACAACCAGTAGCATGAGAAAGTATGGTGTTAGTCATGCTTTACAGCCACATAAAATGAGCTTTTTAATTTATTGGCAGGCTCTCAAGTTGTGGCTCAAACGATTAAAGGTATTTGACCACCCCAAACACAGTCAATAA